The sequence CATCGCACGCCCCGCCCGCAAGGGCGCGGAAGACACCGAGCTTGAGGGCGGCAAGCAGGATCATCGACCGCTGGTAGCCGTGCCCCACCGCCATCAGGTCGTCCACGTTCCTCACTGGTCCCATCCGCGTCACCCCTCCCGGGTCCCCTGTATTTTCCGAAGAATCGGGGTTCCCTCCGCCGCGTCCACGACATCGTACCCCGCGGCGCGAATCTTTTCCCGCAGCGCATCCGCCGCGGGGTAATCGCGCGCCCGCCTTCGGGTCTCCCGTTCCTGCGCCATCGCCTCGACCTCGACCGGGGTCTTATCCGCCTCTCCTTCGCGGACGCCGTTAACCTCCCTGTCGCCGTCCGCTTCGGAGAGCAGGCCCACGCCGAGGACCGCGTCCCACTCCGCCGCCAGCGACCGGGCCACGTCCCCCCCGATCCCCGACCGGACCGCCTTGTGGACCACGGCGAGGGCGCGCGGCATGTTCAGGTCGTCCGAGATCGCGTCGAGGAACTCCGCCCTCAACGCCGCGGCGGCGACCTCTCCCGACGTCGCTTGCAGGGCGGCCCGGCGGAAAGCGGCTTGCAGGCGGGAGCGCGCGCGGGCGGCCGCCTCCTGACCTTCCCAGGTGAAGTTCATCGGCGAGGAGTAATGGAGCGTGAGGCAGTAGTACCGGAAATCGGCCGGGGAGTACCCTTCTCCGCCGGACCGGGGGCGGGCGCCGAGATCATCGAGCGTGTACTCGTTCCCGGCGGACTTGGACATCTTTTTCCCTTCGACCAGCAGGTGCGCGGCGTGCAGCCAGATCGCCGCGAACCGCTTCCCGGTGGCGGTCTCCGCGACCGCCCGGGAGTTCTCGTGGTGCGGAAACCGGAGGTCGACTCCCCCGACGTGGACATCGAATTCGGGACCGAGATACCTGATCGCCATCGCCGCGCACTCGATGTGCCACCCCGGCCACCCCCGGCCCCAGCGGCTCTCCCACTGGAACTCCCGGCCCGGCTCGGCGGGCATCCAGAGGGTGAAATCCTCCGGGCGCCTCTTGTGCCGGTGGATCGCCTCGTCCGTGCGCTCCGCGGGCTCCGCCTCCCCAAGGCCGGCCCCCGAAAAGATCCCGTACCCGGGGGCCTTCGTCACGTCGAAGTAGCGGTACCCGCCCTCCCCGTAGACCGCACCCCGGTCCTCGAGCGCGGAAACGAGCGCGATCATCTCCGGAACGTGCTCCGAGGCCCTCGGGTAAACGTCGGCCGGGAGGAACGCCATGCGGGCGCCGTCACGGAAGAACGCCTCCGTGAAGAACCGCGCGATCTCCCTGCCCGACTTCCCGGCCGCGCGGGCGGCGGCGATCACCTTGTCCTCGCCCGCCTCCAGCCGCTCCTGCTGCATGTGCCCCATGTCCGTGATGTTTTGTACGGCGAAGGTGCCGTACCCCCGGTTTCGCAGGGTGCGGACGAGCAGGTCGGTGAGGAGGTACGTACGGAGGTTCCCGATGTGGGCGAAACGGTAGACGGTGGGGCCGCATGTGTAGATGCGGACCCGCTCCGGGTCGACGGGTGCGAAGGGGACGATTCCCCGGGATGCGCTGTCGTGAAGGAAGAGACGCATCCCGGCACACGGATGCACCAGGCTACATCTCCTGGTGCGTTTCCTTCTCGATCTCTTCGGCGAGGAGCTTCACGTGCTTCTTCTCCTCCCCGGCGAGGTAGTGGAACAGCTCCCGGATCTCGGGCTGCGTGGCGATCCGGGCGTACTCCGTGTAGTTCCGGTACGCGATCTTCTCGCGGTCCAGGGCCATCCGGATCACGTCCATCGGGTTATCGGGCATTCGGTCTCCTCCCGGGAAAGTGTCGGTCGGGCGTCGTGCGACGCCCCGGTGTCTCAGGGGGGGGCGGGCGGAAGGTCCGCGAGATACCCCTCGATCTTCGCGAGGTGGTTCCGCTCCTCCTCTTCCAGTTCGGCCAAGAGCGTCTTCGTCTTCTTGTCCTCGACGATCTCCCCCGACTGGGCGTAGAAGGCGATCGCGTGCGACTCGGCCTTTCGGGCGATCCCAAGACCCCGGCGCACCGCCTCGGGTCCCGTCGTGTACTGAGCGCCCAGGCCCTCTTCCCACGCGAGGCGATCGAGGTCGATGAGGTAGGGGAGGAATTTCTCCTCCCACTTCTTCTCGAACTCCGGGATCCCGTACCGCGACGTGAGCCGCCGGATGTGCCCCTCTTCCTCCCGGGAGAGGAAGGCGAAGAGGTCCCCCGCCGCGGAGTCGCCGTGCCGGTCCGCCATCCGGACGTAGAAGGCGCGGGCCCGCTCCTCGTGCGCCAGGGCCACCTGCAGGATCTCGATCTCGTTCAGGTCGAGCATCGTGCCCCCTTTCAGCCGGCGTGCTTCTTCTCGTAATCGTCGAGAGCGGACTTGACCGCCTGCTCCGCCATGACCGAGCAGTGGATCTTGACCGCCGGGAGCCCGTCGAGGGCTTCCGCCACCTGCAGGTTCGTGATCGCGCGCGCCTCGTCCACGGTCTTCCCCTTGATCATCTCCGTCAGCATCGAGCTGGAGGCGATCGCCGCCCCGCACCCGAACGTGCGGAACTTCGCGTCCCGCACGCGGCCTTCCTCGATCTTGATGTAGAGTCGCATCATGTCGCCGCAGGCGGGGTTTCCGACCTCGCCGACGCCGTCCGCCCCGTCGATCTCCCCCACGTTCCGGGGATTCATGAAATGGTCCATCACCTTTTCGCTATAGGGTCCCGCCGCCATGATCCGGTCATCCTCCTTTGACTTGCTGCTTCTGGTAGTCGAGATACGTCGGGGACATCGCCCTGAGCCGTTCCACGATGCCGGGCAGCGCGTCGAGGACCAAACGGACCTCGTCCGCGGTGTTCCCCTTCCCGAGGCTGAAGGTGATCGACCCGGTGCAGATGTCGCTCGGCACACCGATCGCCCGGAGAACGGGGGAGGCCACGAGATCCTCCTCGTCGTGTCCCCGCAGGTTGGAGCTGCACGCGGAGCCGGACGCGGCCATGACCCCCTTCATGTTGAGGAACAGAAGGAGCGACTCCCCCTCGACATGCTCCACCCAGAAGGAGACGTGCCCGGGAAGACGTTCGGAAGGGTGCCCGGTGTAGTGGAGCATGGGGATCGCCGCGAGGCCGTCCCACAGCGTCTTCCCCAGGCGGGAGAGATGCTCCGCCCACGCCTCCATCTCCCGACCCGCGAGGATCGCCGCCGCGCCCATCCCCACCACGGCGGGGACATTTTCCGTGCCGGCCCGGTACCCCATCTCCTGGAATCCGCCAAACGTCCGCGGCGCCACCTTCGTCCCCTCGCGGAGGTACAACGCCCCCGCCCCTTTCGGTCCGTAGAAATTGTGCG comes from Deltaproteobacteria bacterium and encodes:
- the cysS gene encoding cysteine--tRNA ligase, which translates into the protein MHPCAGMRLFLHDSASRGIVPFAPVDPERVRIYTCGPTVYRFAHIGNLRTYLLTDLLVRTLRNRGYGTFAVQNITDMGHMQQERLEAGEDKVIAAARAAGKSGREIARFFTEAFFRDGARMAFLPADVYPRASEHVPEMIALVSALEDRGAVYGEGGYRYFDVTKAPGYGIFSGAGLGEAEPAERTDEAIHRHKRRPEDFTLWMPAEPGREFQWESRWGRGWPGWHIECAAMAIRYLGPEFDVHVGGVDLRFPHHENSRAVAETATGKRFAAIWLHAAHLLVEGKKMSKSAGNEYTLDDLGARPRSGGEGYSPADFRYYCLTLHYSSPMNFTWEGQEAAARARSRLQAAFRRAALQATSGEVAAAALRAEFLDAISDDLNMPRALAVVHKAVRSGIGGDVARSLAAEWDAVLGVGLLSEADGDREVNGVREGEADKTPVEVEAMAQERETRRRARDYPAADALREKIRAAGYDVVDAAEGTPILRKIQGTREG
- the nifU gene encoding Fe-S cluster assembly scaffold protein NifU encodes the protein MAAGPYSEKVMDHFMNPRNVGEIDGADGVGEVGNPACGDMMRLYIKIEEGRVRDAKFRTFGCGAAIASSSMLTEMIKGKTVDEARAITNLQVAEALDGLPAVKIHCSVMAEQAVKSALDDYEKKHAG
- a CDS encoding cysteine desulfurase, translating into MTKAFFDHISTTPLDPRVFEAMRPYFLDRYGNPSSHIHDQGQAALRAVDQARAEVAALIGAKAEEIVFTSGATESNNLAVLGAAEGADAGKRHVVASEVEHFSVMNALIPLRNAGYEVTVLPVDRNGVVDPDAVRKALRADTALLSVMHANSEIGTIEPVGPIGRIAKEAGVTFHVDAAASAGHIPLDVREIPADLVTLSAHNFYGPKGAGALYLREGTKVAPRTFGGFQEMGYRAGTENVPAVVGMGAAAILAGREMEAWAEHLSRLGKTLWDGLAAIPMLHYTGHPSERLPGHVSFWVEHVEGESLLLFLNMKGVMAASGSACSSNLRGHDEEDLVASPVLRAIGVPSDICTGSITFSLGKGNTADEVRLVLDALPGIVERLRAMSPTYLDYQKQQVKGG